A single window of Nicotiana sylvestris chromosome 3, ASM39365v2, whole genome shotgun sequence DNA harbors:
- the LOC138888068 gene encoding uncharacterized protein, giving the protein MLKDILRTCVIDFNGSWDDHFPLIEFVYNNSYHASIQMAPFEVLYGRICKSPIGWFEIGEAELIGPYLVHQAIDKVKIIKKQLKTDQSRQKSYSDMCSRDLELKKDDWVFLKVSSMKGIMRFGKKGKLSLRWIGPITGESLLKFLEIWGVSQFRTAGLN; this is encoded by the exons ATGCTCAAGGATATATTGCgcacttgtgttattgacttcaacggcagctgggatgatcattttccactcatagaatttgtctataacaacagttaccatgctagcattcagatggcaccattcgaggtTCTATATGGTAGGATATGTaaatctcccattgggtggtttgagATTGGGGAAGCAGAGTTGATAGGGCCATACCTAGTGCATCAAGCTatagataaggttaagatcattaagAAACAGTTAAAAACTgatcagagtcgtcagaagtcctATTCAGATATGTGTAGCAGGGATTTGGAGTTAAAaaaggatgattgggtattcttgaaggtttcCTCAATGAAGGGTATAAtgcggtttgggaagaaagggaaattgagtttgAG gtggataggcccaattacaggggaaaGTCTACTGAAATTTCTGGAAATTTGGGGAGTTAGTCAATTTAGAACTGCTGGTTTGAATTAA